GTTTGTTGCAAAGACTGTTGAGATCGAGAGATTACAATGGCTCAGATTTCGGATCATGGACTTATTTATGTGCTTCTGAGTACCGTTGTATTTTGGAGCGGCGGGGGACGGGCCATTAGCTCCTTAGACTCGGATCGCTCTGGCGAGGGACGGTGTCAACACATTAACATCCCCCTGTGTAAGGACATCGGCTACAACATGACCCGTATGCCCAATCTAATGGGCCACGAGGACCAAAAGGAAGCAGCCATTAAGATCCAAGAATTCGCTACTTTGATCGAGTTTGGCTGCCATAGCCACCTGAAGTTTTTCCTGTGTTCACTGTATGCGCCTATGTGCACGGAGCAGGTGTCAACGCCTATTGCAGCCTGTCGGGTCATGTGTGAGCAGGTCAAACTCGGCTGCTCTCCCATCCTGGAGCAGTTCAACTACCGCTGGCCCGAATCCCTCGACTGCTCCAGGCTGCCCACCAAAAACGACCCCAACAACCTCTGCATGGAGGCCCCCAACAACGGCTCCGAGGAGCCCCCTAAGGTCTCCCACACCCAGTCGCCAGACCTCAGGCCTCAGCGGCCCCTCAACGGGCAGGATTTCCCCCCCAAGGAGAGCAGCgctgggggcggcggcggcggcggcggcagcaagGGCACCTGCAGCAACCCCAGCAAGTTCCACTACGTGGAGAAGAGCGACTCTTGCGCGCCCAAGTGCCACCCCAAGGTGGACGTGTACTGGAGCCAGGGCGACAAGCGCTTCTCCCTGGTGTGGATGGCCGTGTGGTCCATCCTGTGTTTCGTCTCGAGCTCCTTCACCGTGCTCACCTTCCTCATCGACCCGCAGCGCTTCAAGTACCCCGAGAGGCCGATCATCTTCATGTCCATGTCCTACTGCGTCTACTCGGTGGGCTACCTGGTCCGGCTGTTCGTGGGCGCCGAGCGCGTGGCCTGCGACCGGGACGGCGGCGTGCAGTACGTCATCCAGGAGGGTCTGGAGTCCACGGGCTGCACCATCGTGTTCCTCGTCCTTTACTACTTCGGCATGGCCAGCTCACTGTGGTGGGTGATCCTCACCCTCACCTGGTTCCTGGCCGCCGGGAAGAAGTGGGGCCACGAGGCCATCGAGGCCAACAGCAGCTACTTCCACTTGGCGGCGTGGGCCATCCCCGCCGTCAAGACCATCATCATCCTGGTGATGAGGAAGGTGGCCGGGGACGAGCTGACGGGCGTGTGCTACGTGGGCAGCATGGACGTCAAGGCGCTGACGGCCTTCGTGCTCATCCCGCTCTCCTGCTACCTGGTCATCGGCACGTCCTTCCTGCTGTCGGGCTTCGTGGCGCTCTTCCACATCCGCCGGGTGATGAAGACGGAGGGCGAGAACACGGACAAGCTGGAGCAGCTGATGGTGCGCATCGGGGTGTTCTCTGTGCTGTACACGGTGCCCGCCACCTGCGTCATCGCCTGCTACTTCTACGAGCGCCTCAACATGGACTACTGGCGCGTGCTGGCGGACGAGCAGCGCTGCGGCGAGGTCGGCAtgggcggcagcggcggcggggaGGAGTGCGTCATGAAGGCCTCCCTCCCCGCCGTGGAGATCTTCATGGTGAAGGTGTtcatgctgctggtggtgggcaTCACCAGCGGCATGTGGATCTGGACCTCCAAGACCTTGCAGTCCTGGCAGAACGTGTTCAGCCGCAAGCTGAAGAAGCGCACGCGGAGGAAGGCGGCCAGCGTGTTCACCAGCAGCAGGCCCTACATCAAGCCCCACCCCTCGCTCAAGGGCCACGCCGGCACCAAGTACGGGCCCACGCGGCCACCGCCCACCTGCGTTTAAGCGGGGCCGTGTTGTTTGGCCTTGAGACGAAGAAACGTGTACAAAAAGCTCTTAACTACATGACACTTTTTATTGTGATTCAAAGTGCCCTCCTAATATCCTAATAAAAGGGGTTCATGTTTTGTTGTTGCCGTGTTGACGTTGACGCAGTGTTGATCTCTCTTCGGATCTTCCGTCATCGCGTGCGTTGACGGCTGCCTTCTCTTTGTGTGACACTGTGCTTGTACGGATGCCGTGGATTCACGGCTCCTGTTGAGGAATTCTGGGAATTTAATCCAAAAAATGAGTTTTGTTCCCATAACAAAGCGGAACAGTGGGGTGTACCATGTGGACGTGCCATGGGGATGCTTTAACATTGTGCAATATGTACAGGAGGATTAAAATACAATTGGACTATTCCTGACTCATCGGAGGAGGGGGAACGTACCCCGAAAGACATTACATGAATGGCCTGAATATTGATATAGAGTATTGCATTTTGATAGATTTGAATAGAAGCTGAGGCGGTCATGTGTTTGTACTGGCGCTCCACCAGTAGGATGACTGCTCAGGACAGTGTGGACGCCCCGCTGGGAGGCAAACATTGGGGCATTAGCGTAACAAGCACTCGTTTTGGGGAAATTAAGAATATTTTTAAACACAGTTTGAGTTCTTCCCGTTTTTCTGCTGTTTTATAGCACAATGACAATTTGTATATAATTCTAAAGGTTCATATTTtatagaaaaaataataaaacattctaGTTTTAATTGCTCACAAAACTAGAAAACTTGCATTGCCACTTGCTTTGTCTCCATTCTTCTTTAATCAAATATTATATCCAACACTAAATGTGCTTCTAGCTAGCGGTTTCAAtataaatcaaaacaaattgCTTTTAAGTTATGTTTATGCATTATGCATTCATTTGAACATTATTCTCGAGATccttaaaatgcatcatgctctgagcATTATTTAGTGTACAAACACTTTAATATTTGTGAACAATGACATCCA
The Gadus macrocephalus chromosome 6, ASM3116895v1 DNA segment above includes these coding regions:
- the fzd10 gene encoding frizzled-10; translated protein: MAQISDHGLIYVLLSTVVFWSGGGRAISSLDSDRSGEGRCQHINIPLCKDIGYNMTRMPNLMGHEDQKEAAIKIQEFATLIEFGCHSHLKFFLCSLYAPMCTEQVSTPIAACRVMCEQVKLGCSPILEQFNYRWPESLDCSRLPTKNDPNNLCMEAPNNGSEEPPKVSHTQSPDLRPQRPLNGQDFPPKESSAGGGGGGGGSKGTCSNPSKFHYVEKSDSCAPKCHPKVDVYWSQGDKRFSLVWMAVWSILCFVSSSFTVLTFLIDPQRFKYPERPIIFMSMSYCVYSVGYLVRLFVGAERVACDRDGGVQYVIQEGLESTGCTIVFLVLYYFGMASSLWWVILTLTWFLAAGKKWGHEAIEANSSYFHLAAWAIPAVKTIIILVMRKVAGDELTGVCYVGSMDVKALTAFVLIPLSCYLVIGTSFLLSGFVALFHIRRVMKTEGENTDKLEQLMVRIGVFSVLYTVPATCVIACYFYERLNMDYWRVLADEQRCGEVGMGGSGGGEECVMKASLPAVEIFMVKVFMLLVVGITSGMWIWTSKTLQSWQNVFSRKLKKRTRRKAASVFTSSRPYIKPHPSLKGHAGTKYGPTRPPPTCV